The Pyxidicoccus trucidator genome includes a window with the following:
- a CDS encoding cation diffusion facilitator family transporter: MRWLPKKLRADTALSHGDTSDLPPDKKHVLKRARRLEAWSLVYLVSAITFIYLTLGSSQAMKAAWLEDVLSLIPPISFLVASRVAHRKPTAEYPYGYHRATTVAYLVGSVTLLTLGLWLLVESVLKLARMEHPSIGSVQLFGHTVWLGWLMLAALVWTGVPSVLLGRAKLPLAEALHDKVLHADALMNKADWLTAAAASFGVLGIGLGWWWADAVAAGVIAVDIAWDGQRHLRTALGDLMDRAPRTLDPKHHEPLPRQLRDAVCGLEWVEDAEVRVREDGHVFCADVQLVPRERGPELVTRLSNAAEDLKRLDWRLREVRLFPVDRLT; this comes from the coding sequence ATGAGGTGGCTCCCGAAGAAGCTTCGCGCCGACACCGCGCTCTCTCATGGGGACACCTCGGACCTGCCCCCCGACAAGAAGCACGTCCTCAAGCGCGCCCGGCGCCTGGAGGCGTGGTCCCTCGTCTACCTCGTCTCCGCCATCACCTTCATCTACCTCACCCTGGGCTCATCCCAGGCCATGAAGGCCGCATGGCTGGAGGACGTGCTCAGCCTCATCCCCCCCATCTCGTTCCTCGTCGCCAGCCGCGTGGCCCACCGCAAGCCCACCGCCGAGTACCCCTACGGCTACCACCGCGCCACCACCGTCGCCTATCTCGTGGGCTCCGTGACGCTGCTGACCCTGGGGCTGTGGCTCCTCGTCGAGTCCGTCCTCAAGCTCGCCCGCATGGAGCACCCCTCCATCGGCAGCGTCCAGCTGTTCGGCCATACCGTGTGGCTGGGCTGGCTCATGCTCGCGGCCCTGGTGTGGACCGGCGTGCCCTCCGTGCTCCTGGGGCGCGCGAAGCTGCCCCTCGCCGAGGCACTCCACGACAAGGTGCTCCACGCCGACGCGCTGATGAACAAGGCGGACTGGCTCACCGCCGCCGCCGCCAGCTTCGGCGTGCTCGGCATCGGCCTGGGCTGGTGGTGGGCGGACGCCGTCGCCGCCGGTGTCATCGCCGTGGACATCGCCTGGGACGGACAACGGCACCTGCGCACCGCCCTGGGAGACCTGATGGACCGCGCTCCCCGCACGCTGGACCCCAAGCACCATGAGCCGCTTCCTCGCCAGCTCCGCGACGCCGTGTGCGGCCTGGAATGGGTAGAGGACGCCGAGGTGCGCGTGCGCGAGGACGGGCATGTCTTCTGCGCCGACGTACAGCTCGTCCCTCGCGAGCGCGGGCCAGAGCTCGTCACCCGACTGAGCAACGCCGCCGAGGACCTCAAGCGCCTGGACTGGCGGCTGCGCGAGGTGCGGCTCTTCCCCGTGGACCGCCTCACCTGA
- a CDS encoding helix-turn-helix domain-containing protein — MKSVRENTGRRKTDAPERGPREAREPEAAPSPRPPAEPAPASPAAPADPDKAWAYEVASADADQDLAPVVGKNLRRLRGQRGLSLERLAKASGVSRAMLGQIELGQSAPTINVLWKIARALDLPFSALISMTGGAGTRVMRAREAKRLTSHDGGFVSRALFPFDEPRRVEFYELQLKGNSEERAEPHPPGTLENLIVTHGALELEVGTERHLLTAGDAILFEADKPHVYRNVGPDELRMYLVMTYAEEVG, encoded by the coding sequence ATGAAGTCGGTTCGGGAGAACACGGGTCGGCGGAAGACAGACGCTCCAGAGCGCGGCCCCCGCGAAGCGAGGGAGCCGGAAGCGGCGCCCTCGCCCCGGCCGCCCGCTGAGCCAGCGCCCGCCTCCCCGGCGGCCCCCGCGGACCCGGACAAGGCGTGGGCCTACGAGGTGGCCTCCGCCGACGCGGACCAGGACCTGGCGCCGGTGGTGGGCAAGAACCTGCGCCGGCTGCGCGGCCAGCGAGGGTTGTCGCTGGAGCGGCTGGCGAAGGCGTCGGGTGTGAGTCGGGCGATGCTGGGGCAGATTGAGCTGGGGCAGAGCGCGCCCACCATCAACGTGCTCTGGAAGATTGCCCGCGCGCTGGACCTGCCCTTCTCCGCGCTCATCAGCATGACGGGCGGAGCGGGCACGCGGGTGATGCGGGCGCGGGAGGCCAAGCGGCTCACCTCGCACGACGGCGGCTTCGTGTCGCGGGCGCTCTTCCCGTTCGACGAGCCCCGGCGGGTGGAGTTCTACGAGCTGCAACTGAAGGGCAACAGCGAGGAGCGGGCCGAGCCGCATCCACCGGGGACGCTGGAGAACCTCATCGTCACACACGGCGCGCTGGAGCTGGAGGTCGGCACGGAGCGCCACCTGCTCACCGCGGGTGACGCCATCCTGTTCGAGGCCGACAAGCCCCACGTCTACCGCAACGTGGGGCCGGACGAGCTGCGCATGTATCTGGTGATGACGTACGCCGAGGAAGTCGGCTGA
- a CDS encoding VIT domain-containing protein has product MRLSTAVLLTCLVVAGCKRDSPSTPQPPAEAPRAALSPGFEKAGLVAPSTAPGQPDPGEVDLAELRDSVADPQVLSEDQIAEMTRAALSEDLRHREAQQARAQLARAESERDEGEVREEAAAQAEVLHVERPLPPRAAPTAARAPTSAAAPAPADPQMEADDGVVEGGVVGGVVGGVVGGVLGGVVAERPGSGGEPEPKTPVLEQKRRSIIQIIKGGGGNGSSPSAAKPSKKAPDDGEDLPTPVLPKVEAAPRAAKVLVMDEAGRYQPLKTRAVRVVTYIQGSRARTVVDHLFENDTNRALEGTFYYPLPGGAAVAGFALYSGAVAVNTPSLFQSPDLLPPLGDDSARVEELGASAPPSPKGARRSWGERQEARVVEQKRAREVYEEIVRRNVDPALLEWAGASTFSARVFPLPPKSLKRVVIAYEQTLIFDGQRLRYTWPLPVGAGKDLQVSARLHVDPRQTADITVQPDGAAAPRTLGPWRTYDFPALKGDGALAAALTPKQADADVLVGSDTAGLPGQAFHARVRLPARLTSDTQGPPTGRAVLVVDTSLSIEDGNAWALQAATLRALLEKDSSMKEYAVLLFDVRPRWLHGTGWRTNDANHRKETFSELERVFLEGASHVDGVLSELDRAGGEWLKPAQAGEKVTAFLLSDGNVTWGQSNVESLISRHSSAESLRWVTYRFGEAAVNGELFDALARSSGGRVVNVLSGSEVDAAALAHRAASVVLERVEVKGSAVKDLVVAGRPHLVFPGQELLVAGRLPEDGSAELEVVTRANGEERVLRVPLPRDVDSPFAPRAWAELFVARLVALDDERLDRMAVALSQHYRLANARASMLVLESEADYKLYAIRDERVELTDLEALRRREQDQRRDKLQGIALDDVPQSGQDVVRGLTEHRTALAALLQRQPLREDPYAGGEERLQAEQAYRQARRANRDDVMVYETVARKRAFSGDTWGAVRALSSPVELRPKDAEALRLVGYGLLAMGQYPAAAELFEHVRLNRPFEGQAFLEEALALDAAGRYAEAARNYEIVLARGWSRHTSEMRVVARYHYARMLWALTRHPRAEPVMAVMRARMDELGGKDVDERVRLEPIDYQLTTHWNSDSTDIDLWVIEPNGERCFYQHKNTRLGGKLFWDITDGLGPELYHARTAAPGPYNVVVHYYGNRSSRFVVPTALLLVSDRGVFGQDAPHRRRFQLRILPKDNARLLLRREELVARTKDTVSSQSPQ; this is encoded by the coding sequence CGCCTCTCCACCGCAGTGTTGCTGACGTGTCTCGTCGTGGCGGGCTGCAAGCGCGACTCGCCATCGACTCCGCAGCCTCCCGCCGAGGCACCTCGGGCCGCGCTGTCCCCGGGCTTCGAGAAGGCCGGACTCGTTGCGCCCTCCACCGCACCCGGGCAGCCGGACCCGGGCGAGGTCGACCTCGCGGAGCTGCGGGACTCCGTGGCCGACCCGCAGGTGCTCAGCGAGGACCAGATTGCCGAGATGACTCGCGCCGCCCTCTCCGAGGACCTGCGGCACCGCGAGGCTCAGCAGGCGCGGGCCCAGCTGGCACGGGCGGAGAGCGAGCGGGATGAGGGCGAGGTGCGGGAGGAGGCCGCGGCACAGGCAGAGGTGCTCCATGTCGAGCGTCCGCTCCCGCCCAGGGCCGCCCCCACGGCCGCCCGTGCCCCCACGAGCGCCGCGGCTCCCGCCCCCGCGGATCCCCAGATGGAAGCCGACGACGGCGTGGTCGAGGGCGGTGTCGTCGGCGGTGTCGTGGGTGGCGTCGTGGGCGGAGTGCTCGGAGGGGTCGTGGCCGAGAGGCCCGGCTCCGGGGGCGAGCCAGAGCCCAAGACCCCGGTGCTCGAGCAGAAGCGCCGGTCAATCATCCAGATCATCAAGGGCGGCGGTGGAAACGGCTCCAGTCCCTCCGCGGCCAAGCCCTCCAAGAAGGCCCCCGACGACGGCGAGGACCTCCCCACCCCCGTGCTGCCCAAGGTGGAGGCCGCCCCCCGCGCGGCCAAGGTGCTCGTCATGGACGAGGCCGGCCGCTACCAGCCCCTGAAGACTCGCGCCGTCCGCGTGGTGACGTACATCCAGGGCTCGCGCGCCCGCACCGTCGTGGACCACCTCTTCGAGAACGACACGAACCGCGCCCTCGAAGGCACCTTCTACTATCCGCTCCCCGGCGGCGCCGCCGTGGCCGGCTTCGCCCTCTACTCCGGCGCCGTCGCCGTCAACACGCCGTCCCTCTTCCAGTCCCCGGACTTGCTGCCGCCGCTGGGCGACGACTCGGCCCGCGTGGAGGAACTGGGCGCGTCCGCGCCTCCCAGCCCGAAGGGCGCCCGGCGCTCCTGGGGCGAGCGCCAGGAGGCCCGCGTCGTCGAGCAGAAGCGCGCCCGCGAAGTCTATGAAGAGATTGTCCGCCGCAACGTGGACCCCGCCCTGCTGGAGTGGGCCGGCGCCTCCACCTTCAGCGCCCGCGTCTTCCCCCTGCCCCCGAAGTCCCTCAAGCGCGTCGTCATCGCCTACGAGCAGACGCTCATCTTCGACGGCCAGCGCCTGCGCTACACGTGGCCGCTGCCCGTCGGCGCCGGCAAGGACCTCCAGGTCTCCGCCCGCCTCCACGTGGACCCGCGCCAGACGGCGGACATCACCGTGCAGCCCGACGGCGCCGCCGCGCCCCGCACCCTGGGCCCGTGGCGCACGTATGACTTCCCCGCACTGAAGGGCGATGGCGCCCTCGCCGCGGCCCTCACCCCGAAGCAGGCCGACGCGGACGTGCTCGTCGGAAGCGACACCGCGGGCCTGCCGGGCCAGGCCTTCCATGCCCGCGTGCGCCTGCCAGCGCGGCTCACCTCCGACACCCAGGGGCCCCCCACCGGACGCGCCGTGCTGGTGGTGGACACCTCGCTGTCCATCGAAGACGGCAACGCCTGGGCGCTCCAGGCCGCCACCCTGCGCGCCCTGCTGGAGAAGGACTCCTCAATGAAGGAGTACGCCGTCCTCCTCTTCGACGTGCGCCCGCGCTGGCTCCATGGCACGGGCTGGCGCACCAATGACGCCAACCACCGGAAGGAGACCTTCTCCGAGCTGGAGCGCGTCTTCCTCGAGGGCGCATCCCACGTGGACGGCGTGCTGTCCGAGCTGGACCGCGCCGGCGGCGAGTGGCTGAAGCCCGCGCAGGCCGGGGAGAAGGTCACCGCCTTCCTCCTGTCCGACGGCAACGTCACCTGGGGACAGAGCAACGTCGAGTCGCTCATCTCCCGGCACTCCAGCGCGGAGTCCTTGCGCTGGGTGACGTACCGCTTCGGCGAGGCCGCCGTGAATGGCGAGCTGTTCGACGCGCTGGCCCGCTCCAGCGGCGGCCGGGTGGTCAACGTGCTCTCCGGCTCGGAGGTGGACGCCGCCGCCCTGGCCCACCGCGCCGCCTCCGTGGTGCTGGAGCGCGTGGAGGTGAAGGGCTCCGCGGTGAAGGACCTCGTCGTCGCGGGCCGGCCACACCTCGTCTTCCCGGGGCAGGAATTGCTGGTGGCCGGACGGCTGCCCGAGGACGGTAGCGCCGAGCTGGAGGTGGTGACTCGCGCCAATGGCGAGGAGCGCGTGCTGCGCGTGCCCCTGCCCCGTGACGTGGACAGCCCCTTCGCCCCGCGCGCGTGGGCGGAGCTGTTCGTCGCGCGGCTCGTGGCCCTGGATGACGAGCGGTTGGACAGGATGGCCGTGGCCCTCAGCCAGCACTACCGGCTGGCCAATGCGCGCGCGTCCATGCTCGTGCTGGAGTCCGAGGCGGACTACAAGCTCTACGCCATCCGCGACGAGCGCGTGGAGCTGACCGACCTGGAGGCCCTGCGCCGCCGCGAGCAGGACCAGCGCCGGGACAAGCTCCAGGGCATCGCCCTCGACGACGTGCCGCAGTCCGGACAGGACGTGGTGCGCGGGCTGACCGAGCACCGCACCGCCCTGGCCGCCCTGCTCCAGCGCCAGCCCCTGCGCGAGGACCCCTATGCCGGCGGCGAGGAGCGACTCCAGGCCGAGCAGGCCTACCGCCAGGCCCGCCGCGCCAACCGCGATGACGTCATGGTCTACGAGACGGTGGCCCGCAAGCGCGCCTTCTCGGGAGACACCTGGGGCGCCGTGCGCGCCCTGTCCTCCCCCGTGGAGCTGCGCCCCAAGGACGCCGAGGCGCTGCGGCTCGTCGGCTACGGCCTGCTGGCCATGGGGCAGTACCCCGCCGCCGCCGAGCTGTTCGAGCACGTGCGCCTCAACCGCCCCTTCGAGGGGCAGGCCTTCCTCGAAGAGGCGCTCGCCCTGGACGCGGCGGGACGCTACGCGGAGGCGGCGCGGAACTATGAAATCGTCCTCGCCCGCGGCTGGTCCCGGCACACGTCCGAGATGCGCGTCGTCGCCCGGTACCACTACGCGCGGATGCTGTGGGCGCTGACGCGGCATCCTCGCGCGGAGCCCGTCATGGCCGTCATGCGGGCACGGATGGACGAGCTGGGGGGGAAGGACGTGGACGAGCGCGTCCGGCTGGAGCCCATCGACTACCAGCTCACGACGCACTGGAACTCGGACAGCACGGACATCGACCTGTGGGTCATCGAGCCGAACGGCGAGCGCTGCTTCTACCAGCACAAGAACACCCGGCTGGGCGGGAAGCTGTTCTGGGACATCACCGATGGACTGGGGCCGGAGCTGTACCACGCTCGCACCGCCGCCCCCGGGCCCTACAACGTCGTGGTGCACTACTACGGCAACCGCTCGTCCCGGTTCGTCGTGCCCACCGCCCTGCTGCTCGTGAGCGACCGGGGCGTGTTCGGCCAGGACGCGCCGCACCGCCGCCGCTTCCAGCTGCGCATCCTCCCCAAGGACAATGCCCGGCTGCTCCTGCGCCGGGAGGAGCTGGTGGCCCGGACGAAGGACACGGTGTCCAGCCAGTCGCCACAGTGA
- a CDS encoding AHH domain-containing protein yields MPTSLRWCALALVPLLVGCASARVVRLDTGTGQPLAYTPPTSSRSVQVGEGDFEKALARLVLEFPLSLRPPEAGWLVRASTHGGAMDKALQVALRKGYGRWCQAHEGPGDCLSLLEDGLGFSAVDRLKLAVGLSLDPMHESLADAVEGTLSPTFFKTVVVSALVSWALLAANPEPLFTKAAATVAVLVLAYVGMEVFLEVVKACRALKLAVDRATTFQELEEAGARFGRVLGTEGARVFVLAVALVTGRGAVGAGTWLATRLPLLPGFGAAVALSASQLGVNLAAIEQVSAVAVVEGSVVISLAPGAVAMVALGPGAIQGDPDGTVHHICTDKNNVSDAEGGPWTPLFEKIFRTAEMSLKNDPANLIRIRGHAGPHPKAYHEVVLRRVRDATIACSSVAICRQRLTRELRRIARELSTPGSRLRRLLTED; encoded by the coding sequence ATGCCAACGAGCCTCCGGTGGTGTGCCCTCGCACTGGTGCCGTTGCTGGTGGGCTGCGCGAGTGCGCGCGTGGTGCGTCTGGACACGGGCACGGGCCAGCCTCTGGCGTACACGCCGCCCACGTCGAGCCGCTCCGTCCAGGTGGGCGAAGGCGATTTCGAGAAGGCCCTCGCGAGGCTGGTGCTCGAATTTCCCCTGTCCCTGCGTCCGCCCGAAGCCGGGTGGCTGGTGCGCGCCTCGACTCATGGCGGCGCCATGGACAAGGCGCTGCAGGTGGCGCTCCGCAAGGGCTATGGGCGTTGGTGCCAGGCGCACGAAGGGCCCGGCGACTGTCTGTCGTTGCTGGAAGACGGCCTGGGCTTCAGTGCCGTGGACAGGCTGAAGCTGGCGGTGGGGCTGTCTTTGGACCCGATGCACGAGAGCCTCGCGGACGCGGTGGAAGGGACGCTGAGCCCGACCTTCTTCAAGACGGTGGTGGTGTCGGCGCTGGTGTCGTGGGCGCTGCTGGCGGCGAATCCCGAGCCGTTGTTCACGAAGGCGGCGGCGACGGTGGCCGTGCTGGTGCTGGCGTACGTAGGGATGGAGGTCTTCCTGGAGGTGGTGAAGGCCTGCCGTGCGCTGAAGCTCGCGGTGGACCGGGCCACGACGTTCCAGGAGTTGGAGGAGGCGGGAGCGCGCTTCGGTCGGGTGCTGGGCACGGAGGGAGCGCGTGTCTTCGTGCTCGCGGTGGCATTGGTGACGGGCAGGGGAGCGGTGGGCGCCGGGACGTGGCTGGCGACGAGGCTGCCGCTGTTGCCGGGCTTCGGTGCGGCGGTGGCGCTGAGCGCGTCGCAGCTGGGAGTCAATCTGGCGGCGATTGAGCAGGTGAGCGCGGTGGCGGTGGTGGAGGGCAGCGTCGTCATCAGCCTCGCGCCCGGCGCGGTGGCGATGGTGGCCCTGGGCCCGGGAGCCATCCAGGGCGACCCGGATGGGACGGTGCACCACATCTGCACGGACAAGAACAACGTCTCCGACGCGGAAGGTGGGCCGTGGACGCCCCTCTTCGAGAAGATATTCCGGACAGCGGAGATGTCGTTGAAGAACGACCCCGCGAACCTGATACGCATCCGGGGGCACGCAGGACCCCACCCGAAGGCGTACCACGAGGTGGTCTTGCGACGGGTGCGGGACGCGACCATTGCCTGCTCTTCCGTGGCAATCTGTCGTCAGCGCCTGACGCGCGAACTTCGGCGCATCGCGCGGGAGCTCTCCACGCCCGGCAGCAGGTTGCGGCGGCTTCTCACCGAGGACTGA
- a CDS encoding GMC family oxidoreductase: MSGRIFTGDELTEDRVVTCDVCVVGSGAGGGVLAHELVRRGLDVVMLEEGGYRTRRDFDLKEATAYPAMYQELANRATDDLAISILQGRTVGGGTTVNWCASFRTPPEILQRWRDVHGVKGLDEATLAPHWDWLEERLHIRDWPIERANRNNQLLWEGLGKLGYSRGTVKRNVKACAALGACGLGCPTDAKQSMLVTLIPDAVEQGMRLFANVSARKLELEGMRVTAVHADVLDPRTDRPSGRRLTVKAKVTAVCGGAINSPALLLRSGLTARGRVGKRLFLHPVVVSTGRFRERVEAFYGAPLTVYSREFIDRGPGKLGWLLEVPPIHPVLASVTMPGFGAAHQEMMEQLPYANALISITLDGVQPGDEGGTVALRGEREYSRVKVEYPLTDFHWEGFREALKVSARLQFAAGAEQVLSPHSSPVVMRSEQDVGLLDRAPYAPLLCRVASAHQMGGCAMGGSAKTSVVDSTLRYWDADNLFVVDGSVFPTALGVNPMETILGLAHWGSQHVAAAVGGRV, translated from the coding sequence ATGAGCGGCCGCATCTTCACGGGGGATGAGCTGACCGAAGACCGTGTCGTCACCTGCGATGTCTGCGTGGTGGGCAGCGGGGCGGGCGGCGGGGTGCTGGCCCATGAGCTGGTGCGGCGCGGCCTGGACGTGGTGATGCTGGAGGAGGGCGGCTACCGCACCCGCCGGGACTTCGACCTGAAGGAGGCCACGGCGTACCCGGCCATGTACCAGGAGCTGGCCAACCGGGCGACGGACGACCTGGCCATCAGCATCCTCCAGGGGCGCACCGTGGGTGGCGGCACCACCGTCAACTGGTGCGCCAGCTTCCGCACCCCGCCGGAAATCCTCCAGCGCTGGCGCGACGTGCACGGCGTGAAGGGGCTGGACGAGGCCACCCTCGCGCCGCACTGGGACTGGCTGGAGGAGCGGCTGCACATTCGCGACTGGCCCATTGAACGGGCCAACCGCAACAACCAGCTCCTCTGGGAGGGCCTGGGCAAGCTCGGCTACAGCCGGGGCACGGTGAAGCGCAACGTGAAGGCCTGCGCGGCCCTGGGCGCCTGCGGCCTGGGCTGCCCCACGGACGCGAAGCAGTCCATGCTGGTGACGCTGATTCCCGACGCGGTGGAGCAGGGGATGCGCCTGTTCGCCAACGTCAGCGCGCGCAAGCTGGAGCTGGAGGGAATGCGCGTGACGGCGGTGCACGCGGACGTGCTGGACCCGCGCACGGACCGGCCCTCGGGCCGTCGGCTCACGGTGAAGGCGAAGGTGACGGCGGTGTGCGGTGGGGCCATCAACTCCCCGGCGCTCCTGCTGCGCAGCGGGCTCACCGCGCGCGGGCGCGTGGGCAAGCGCCTCTTCCTGCATCCGGTGGTGGTGTCCACGGGCCGCTTCCGCGAGCGCGTGGAGGCCTTCTACGGCGCACCGCTCACCGTCTACTCGCGCGAGTTCATCGACCGGGGGCCGGGGAAGCTGGGCTGGCTCCTCGAGGTGCCGCCCATCCACCCCGTCCTGGCCTCGGTGACGATGCCGGGCTTCGGCGCCGCGCATCAGGAGATGATGGAGCAACTGCCCTACGCCAACGCCCTCATCTCCATCACCCTGGACGGCGTGCAGCCCGGCGACGAGGGCGGTACGGTGGCGCTGCGCGGCGAGCGCGAGTACTCGCGGGTGAAGGTGGAGTACCCGCTCACGGACTTCCACTGGGAGGGCTTCCGCGAGGCGCTGAAGGTCTCCGCGCGTCTGCAATTCGCCGCGGGCGCGGAGCAGGTGCTCAGCCCCCACTCGTCGCCGGTGGTGATGCGGAGCGAGCAGGACGTGGGGCTGTTGGACAGGGCGCCCTACGCGCCGCTGCTGTGTCGCGTGGCCAGCGCGCACCAGATGGGCGGGTGCGCCATGGGCGGCAGCGCGAAGACGAGCGTGGTGGACAGCACGCTGCGCTACTGGGACGCGGACAACCTCTTCGTGGTGGACGGCTCGGTCTTCCCCACCGCGCTGGGCGTCAACCCCATGGAGACCATCCTCGGCCTTGCCCACTGGGGCAGCCAGCACGTCGCCGCCGCGGTGGGCGGGCGCGTCTGA
- a CDS encoding imm11 family protein — protein MRYFELDQNLYIPGLWYLDTPVDGRGGNAGSWLFTRGRPATVTEPLTVGLFQAGNPLDFSLADAGAVPVVHPTVADVFTSLAPGDVQTWPIQVEGQPVPYVLINASRLVDCIDDAASEHVERWVPEDEDDQPERAGEYRNVVGMRIDKSRVGDAKVFRPWGWTIVLVVTEDIKDALERTGATGMTFTEV, from the coding sequence ATGCGCTACTTCGAGCTGGACCAGAACCTCTACATCCCCGGTCTCTGGTACCTTGACACGCCTGTTGACGGCAGAGGCGGAAACGCTGGCAGCTGGCTCTTCACGCGGGGTCGTCCCGCCACCGTGACGGAACCCCTGACGGTCGGGCTCTTCCAGGCCGGCAATCCGCTCGACTTCTCCCTGGCGGATGCTGGAGCAGTTCCCGTCGTTCACCCCACGGTTGCTGACGTGTTCACCTCCCTGGCCCCTGGAGATGTCCAGACCTGGCCCATCCAGGTGGAAGGCCAGCCGGTGCCCTACGTCCTCATCAATGCCTCGCGTCTGGTGGACTGCATCGACGATGCGGCCTCGGAGCACGTGGAGCGCTGGGTGCCCGAGGACGAGGACGACCAGCCCGAGCGAGCCGGCGAATACCGCAACGTCGTCGGCATGCGCATCGACAAGTCCCGAGTAGGAGACGCCAAGGTCTTCCGCCCCTGGGGCTGGACCATCGTCCTCGTCGTCACCGAGGACATCAAGGACGCCCTGGAGCGCACGGGCGCCACCGGAATGACCTTCACGGAGGTGTAG
- a CDS encoding transporter substrate-binding domain-containing protein, translating to MRHEPWACLRDGKPAGPEVEAVEQLASKLGAHVVWTVAPESELMHGLKEHALDLVVGGVSAKSPWVKDLGAGQPFLTTRLLVGAPPGQSVPEQLEGASVAVAPGSVAGPLLEKKGARVHEADRLHQAPGLRAAWDWQLEGWGYVPGPKPLREEKWVWVVPSGENRWLLTVDRFVLAQATDIRQGLLALARSGPTPGSPEKTRP from the coding sequence GTGCGGCATGAGCCCTGGGCCTGCCTCCGTGACGGCAAGCCCGCCGGCCCCGAAGTCGAGGCGGTGGAGCAGCTCGCCTCGAAGCTGGGCGCGCACGTTGTCTGGACCGTGGCCCCTGAATCCGAGCTGATGCACGGCCTGAAGGAACACGCCCTGGACCTCGTCGTCGGCGGCGTGTCCGCGAAGTCCCCCTGGGTGAAGGACCTTGGCGCCGGGCAGCCCTTCCTCACCACGCGACTGCTCGTGGGCGCACCCCCTGGACAGTCCGTGCCCGAGCAGCTCGAGGGCGCCTCCGTCGCCGTCGCTCCGGGCAGCGTCGCCGGCCCCCTGCTCGAAAAGAAGGGCGCCCGCGTCCACGAGGCAGACAGGCTGCACCAGGCCCCAGGTCTTCGCGCCGCCTGGGACTGGCAGCTCGAAGGCTGGGGCTACGTCCCCGGCCCCAAGCCCCTGCGCGAGGAGAAGTGGGTCTGGGTCGTCCCCTCCGGAGAGAATCGCTGGCTGCTCACCGTGGACCGCTTCGTCCTCGCGCAGGCGACGGACATCCGCCAGGGCTTGCTCGCGCTGGCACGCTCGGGCCCCACTCCCGGCAGCCCGGAGAAGACCCGGCCATGA
- a CDS encoding neutral zinc metallopeptidase: MRWQGGRRSSNIEDRRGSGLGRPLAVGGGAASIVVALLVMLLGGDPSDVVSGGGGYQDPGTGGSGQPVDPRQDELKDFVSVILADTEDTWPGLLQAEGVTYQQPRLVLFTDLVQSACGTQESAVGPFYCPPDQRVYLDLGFFDELDRRFGAPGDFAQAYVVAHEVGHHVQNLLGISDQVHAQRSRMSQRDANALSVRMELQADCFAGIWAHHAQKQRKVLEEGDVEEGLGAATAIGDDTLQRRARGRVVPESFTHGSAEQRVGWFRRGLEQGTLAACDTFNAAGSRGR; this comes from the coding sequence ATGAGGTGGCAGGGAGGACGTCGCAGCTCGAACATCGAGGACCGGCGGGGCAGTGGCCTGGGCCGTCCGCTGGCGGTGGGCGGCGGGGCCGCCTCCATCGTCGTGGCGCTGTTGGTGATGCTGCTCGGCGGAGACCCCTCGGACGTGGTGTCGGGGGGCGGCGGCTACCAGGACCCGGGCACGGGCGGCTCGGGGCAGCCGGTGGACCCGAGGCAGGACGAGCTGAAGGACTTCGTCTCCGTCATCCTGGCGGACACGGAGGACACCTGGCCCGGGCTGCTGCAAGCCGAGGGGGTGACGTACCAGCAGCCGCGCCTGGTGCTCTTCACGGACCTGGTGCAGTCGGCGTGCGGCACGCAGGAGTCCGCGGTGGGCCCCTTCTACTGTCCGCCGGACCAGCGCGTGTACCTGGACCTGGGCTTCTTCGACGAGCTGGACCGCCGCTTCGGCGCGCCGGGTGACTTCGCGCAGGCGTACGTGGTGGCGCACGAGGTGGGGCACCACGTGCAGAACCTCCTGGGCATCTCCGACCAGGTGCACGCGCAGCGAAGCCGCATGTCCCAGCGCGACGCCAACGCGCTGTCGGTGCGGATGGAGCTGCAGGCGGACTGCTTCGCCGGCATCTGGGCGCACCACGCGCAGAAGCAGCGCAAGGTGCTGGAGGAGGGCGACGTGGAGGAGGGCCTGGGCGCGGCCACGGCCATTGGCGACGACACGCTCCAGCGCCGAGCACGGGGCCGCGTGGTCCCCGAGTCCTTCACCCACGGCTCCGCCGAGCAGCGCGTGGGCTGGTTCCGCCGCGGGCTGGAGCAGGGGACGCTGGCGGCGTGTGACACCTTCAACGCTGCTGGCTCGCGAGGGCGCTGA